A genomic window from Herbiconiux aconitum includes:
- a CDS encoding TetR/AcrR family transcriptional regulator, protein MSSTDELAENGTRRAPALPLEDRRAMILDAVIPLLVEQGADITSKQMAEAAGIAEGTVFRAFGDKDSLIRAAAEKFFDPEYVRNGLRGIDPDDPLESKIAQVIDIFRARLRGVMRVMAALGRHEPPPRPEEDRSGEIMAQVFAPDAERLALSPRRITHFIRLIAFSSAIPQINEVDTPFTSEELARIIVHGITKEASA, encoded by the coding sequence GTGAGCAGCACCGACGAACTGGCCGAGAACGGCACCCGCCGCGCCCCCGCGCTCCCCCTCGAAGACCGCCGGGCGATGATCCTCGACGCCGTCATCCCGCTCCTCGTCGAGCAGGGCGCCGACATCACCTCGAAGCAGATGGCGGAGGCCGCCGGCATCGCCGAGGGCACCGTGTTCCGCGCCTTCGGCGACAAGGATTCCCTCATCCGCGCCGCCGCCGAGAAGTTCTTCGATCCGGAGTACGTGCGCAACGGCCTCCGCGGCATCGACCCCGACGATCCGCTCGAGTCGAAGATCGCGCAGGTCATCGACATCTTCCGCGCACGCCTCCGGGGCGTCATGCGCGTGATGGCGGCGCTCGGCCGCCACGAGCCCCCTCCGAGGCCCGAGGAGGACCGCTCGGGCGAGATCATGGCCCAGGTGTTCGCACCGGATGCCGAGCGGCTCGCTCTCTCACCCCGCCGCATCACGCACTTCATCCGGCTCATCGCCTTCTCCAGCGCCATCCCGCAGATCAACGAGGTCGACACCCCGTTCACGAGCGAAGAACTCGCCCGCATCATCGTTCACGGAATCACGAAAGAAGCCTCCGCATGA
- a CDS encoding NADP-dependent oxidoreductase, whose protein sequence is MDETTNDTPPRMMMALRAHERGGPERLVYEEAPRPDAGAGEVVVAVRAAAITFAELTWPETWEADGVDRTPVIPSHEVAGVVAEVGPGVGDLEVGDFVFGLVPFNRDGAAAEFVAVPSAAVARKAVAVSDITAAAAVLPALTAWEALRDQTHLSAGQRLLIRGGTGAVGAFLTQFAHRMGVEVTVTVSSDSSSTRAIGLGADQVVVVPRGVVPQLRGFDVVIDAVGGGVPEWMYAAARQGGQLLVLQEPPSQELADRHGVSATFFVVGTRRDRLEELAALLATGDVEVAIAQTFPLAQGRAAYESGSLPKPTPGKTVILVPAGA, encoded by the coding sequence ATGGACGAGACGACGAACGACACACCACCTCGCATGATGATGGCGCTGCGCGCGCATGAGCGTGGGGGCCCTGAGCGTCTCGTCTATGAAGAGGCGCCGCGGCCGGACGCCGGCGCGGGCGAGGTCGTCGTAGCCGTTCGTGCGGCAGCCATCACCTTCGCCGAACTCACCTGGCCCGAGACTTGGGAGGCCGATGGCGTCGACCGCACGCCGGTCATCCCTTCGCACGAGGTCGCCGGGGTCGTCGCCGAGGTCGGGCCGGGTGTCGGCGACCTCGAGGTCGGCGACTTCGTCTTCGGTCTCGTGCCCTTCAACCGCGACGGGGCGGCCGCCGAGTTCGTAGCGGTGCCGTCGGCGGCCGTCGCACGAAAGGCGGTCGCGGTATCCGACATCACCGCCGCCGCGGCCGTCTTGCCCGCTCTGACCGCCTGGGAGGCTCTGCGCGATCAGACGCACCTCAGTGCCGGTCAACGCCTTCTGATCAGGGGAGGAACGGGTGCGGTCGGCGCCTTTCTCACGCAGTTCGCGCATCGGATGGGAGTCGAGGTGACGGTGACTGTGTCGTCCGACTCGTCGTCGACCCGCGCGATCGGGCTCGGCGCCGACCAGGTGGTGGTCGTGCCTCGTGGCGTGGTTCCGCAGCTGCGCGGTTTCGACGTGGTGATCGACGCGGTCGGCGGTGGTGTGCCGGAGTGGATGTATGCCGCAGCTCGGCAGGGAGGTCAGCTCCTCGTTCTCCAGGAGCCGCCGAGTCAGGAGCTCGCCGACCGGCATGGCGTGAGCGCGACCTTCTTCGTTGTCGGCACCCGCCGCGACCGGCTGGAAGAGTTGGCCGCGCTGCTCGCCACGGGAGACGTCGAGGTGGCCATTGCGCAGACGTTCCCGCTCGCACAGGGCCGCGCCGCCTACGAGAGCGGTTCGCTGCCCAAGCCCACGCCTGGCAAGACGGTCATCCTCGTGCCCGCAGGCGCCTGA
- a CDS encoding anti-sigma factor has protein sequence MNDRRDDDDPRLSTGAYSLDALTRDEAEAFERATDASDSLREETDGLVETAGLLGLAATPVAPSERLKTDLMAKLATTPQLDREIPATSIPDASTPAETPVADARHASTTTRAESRASSRARTRWFNRPATLVAGIAAAAALFIGGGVVGTAISGGFGDSVITDVSAAGLAEITAAADSQRSTVPVAGGGTATVVWSNELGRSAVVVDGLATLPDGKVYEAWYIDAAGAAPAGTFEASGDGTSWHVLAGALSPGDTVGVTVEPAGGSSAPTTDPIIVAPTV, from the coding sequence ATGAACGACCGCCGTGATGACGACGATCCCCGCCTGTCGACGGGTGCGTACTCACTCGATGCCCTGACCCGCGACGAGGCCGAGGCCTTCGAGCGGGCGACGGATGCGTCTGACAGCCTCCGCGAGGAGACCGACGGCCTCGTCGAGACAGCAGGCCTGCTCGGCCTCGCAGCCACCCCGGTGGCTCCGTCGGAGCGCTTGAAGACCGACTTGATGGCGAAGCTCGCGACGACTCCGCAGCTCGACCGCGAAATTCCGGCTACGTCGATCCCGGATGCGTCGACCCCGGCCGAGACGCCGGTCGCGGATGCGCGACACGCTTCCACGACGACCCGGGCGGAATCCCGCGCGTCATCCCGTGCCCGCACCCGCTGGTTCAACCGCCCCGCAACCCTCGTGGCCGGCATCGCGGCCGCGGCCGCTCTGTTCATCGGCGGTGGTGTGGTCGGCACGGCGATCTCAGGCGGCTTCGGAGACTCGGTGATCACGGATGTCTCTGCGGCAGGTCTGGCCGAGATCACCGCGGCAGCCGACTCCCAACGCTCGACCGTTCCGGTCGCGGGCGGCGGAACGGCCACGGTGGTCTGGTCGAACGAATTGGGTCGCTCGGCGGTCGTGGTCGACGGACTCGCGACGTTGCCCGACGGCAAGGTCTACGAGGCCTGGTACATCGACGCAGCGGGCGCAGCACCCGCGGGCACCTTCGAGGCGTCGGGCGACGGCACCTCCTGGCACGTTCTGGCTGGCGCCCTCAGCCCCGGCGACACGGTCGGCGTCACGGTCGAGCCGGCCGGAGGTTCATCGGCTCCCACCACCGACCCCATCATCGTGGCCCCCACCGTCTGA
- a CDS encoding TetR/AcrR family transcriptional regulator, translating into MGRKSDGRERLLEAAAALLAQRPYSSIGVAEICAVAGVQKGSFYYFFPSKQALALAVIDEHWVWQRSEWLKALEAPGTLQERLHSLFVATSDIQVASLTGSGSVTGCLFGNLALELSSQDEPVRERLQGIFEEQIDLVEHAIREGVDAGEVAVIDPREAARSIVAQLEGLVLFAKLFNDPGQIDRLWQNSLSLLGLATPAAV; encoded by the coding sequence ATGGGACGCAAATCGGATGGCCGCGAACGGCTTCTCGAGGCCGCGGCCGCCCTCCTCGCTCAGCGGCCGTACAGCTCCATCGGCGTGGCCGAGATCTGCGCGGTGGCCGGGGTGCAGAAGGGCAGCTTCTACTACTTCTTCCCGTCGAAGCAGGCTCTCGCACTCGCGGTGATCGACGAGCACTGGGTCTGGCAGCGCAGCGAATGGCTGAAGGCGCTCGAAGCGCCGGGCACGCTGCAGGAGCGGCTGCACTCGCTGTTCGTGGCGACATCCGACATCCAAGTCGCTTCGCTGACGGGTTCCGGGTCGGTCACCGGATGCCTGTTCGGCAACCTCGCTCTCGAACTCAGCAGTCAGGACGAGCCCGTGCGCGAGCGGCTGCAGGGCATCTTCGAAGAGCAGATCGACCTCGTCGAGCACGCGATCCGCGAGGGCGTCGACGCGGGCGAGGTCGCGGTCATCGACCCGCGCGAGGCCGCGCGATCGATCGTGGCCCAGCTCGAGGGCCTGGTGCTCTTCGCGAAGCTCTTCAACGACCCCGGGCAGATCGACCGCCTCTGGCAGAACAGCCTCAGCCTCCTCGGCCTGGCCACCCCCGCCGCCGTCTGA
- the pstB gene encoding phosphate ABC transporter ATP-binding protein PstB — MSKRIEVNDLNVYYSDFLAVEGVNINIEPRTVTAFIGPSGCGKSTFLRTLNRMHEVIPGAHVQGEVLIDGNDLYAPGVDPVLVRRQVGMVFQRANPFPTMSIRDNVLAGVRLNNKRLSKSDGDDLVEKSLKGANLWEEVKDRLSLPGSGLSGGQQQRLCIARAIAVSPDVLLMDEPCSALDPISTLAIEDLIEELKQEYTIVIVTHNMQQASRVSDKTAFFNIAGTGKPGKLIEFDETTTIFSNPTVQATEDYVSGRFG; from the coding sequence GTGTCCAAGCGCATCGAAGTCAACGACCTCAACGTCTACTACAGCGACTTCCTCGCCGTCGAAGGCGTCAACATCAACATCGAGCCCCGCACCGTGACCGCCTTCATCGGCCCTTCCGGATGCGGCAAGTCGACCTTCCTCCGCACCCTGAACCGCATGCACGAGGTCATCCCCGGTGCGCACGTGCAGGGTGAGGTGCTGATCGACGGCAACGACCTCTACGCCCCCGGCGTCGACCCGGTGCTCGTGCGCCGGCAGGTCGGCATGGTGTTCCAGCGAGCGAACCCGTTCCCCACGATGTCGATCCGCGACAACGTGCTGGCCGGCGTGCGCCTCAACAACAAGCGCCTGTCGAAGTCCGACGGCGACGACCTGGTGGAGAAGTCGCTGAAGGGCGCGAACCTCTGGGAAGAGGTCAAGGACCGCCTGTCGCTCCCGGGCTCCGGTCTCTCCGGTGGCCAGCAGCAGCGACTCTGCATCGCGCGCGCGATCGCGGTCTCCCCCGACGTGCTTCTCATGGACGAGCCGTGCTCGGCTCTCGACCCGATCTCGACCCTCGCCATCGAAGACCTGATCGAGGAGCTCAAGCAGGAGTACACGATCGTGATCGTGACCCACAACATGCAGCAGGCCTCGCGCGTCTCCGACAAGACCGCGTTCTTCAACATCGCGGGCACTGGCAAGCCGGGCAAGCTCATCGAGTTCGACGAGACCACGACCATCTTCAGCAATCCCACTGTGCAGGCCACCGAAGACTACGTCTCGGGCCGATTCGGGTAG
- a CDS encoding sigma-70 family RNA polymerase sigma factor, whose amino-acid sequence MLELVTTDRGPDTGSSETAVTFERLLDLISRGDQQAFSELYDRTAPRVLGLVKRVLVDHAQSEEVAQEVFLEIWRTASRFESQRGSAMSWILTMSHRRAVDRVRSSQSGHDRDERIGLRDIEPEYDEVSETVEIRIEHERVKRAMAQLTALQREAISLAYYGGYSHTEIAGILSIPVGTVKTRLRDGMIRLRDELGVTS is encoded by the coding sequence ATGCTTGAACTCGTGACCACCGACAGAGGGCCGGACACAGGGAGTTCCGAGACCGCTGTGACCTTCGAACGACTGCTCGACCTCATCTCGCGAGGAGACCAACAGGCCTTCTCGGAGCTCTACGACCGCACAGCGCCTCGCGTGCTGGGCCTCGTGAAGCGGGTGCTGGTCGATCACGCGCAGTCCGAAGAGGTGGCGCAAGAGGTCTTCCTCGAAATCTGGCGCACCGCGTCGCGGTTCGAGTCGCAGCGTGGCAGCGCGATGTCGTGGATTCTCACGATGTCGCATCGCCGGGCCGTCGACCGGGTGCGTTCGTCGCAGTCGGGACACGACCGCGACGAACGGATCGGGCTCCGTGACATCGAACCCGAATACGACGAGGTCAGCGAGACCGTCGAGATCCGCATCGAACACGAAAGGGTGAAGAGGGCCATGGCGCAGTTGACCGCGCTGCAACGCGAAGCGATCTCCCTCGCTTACTACGGTGGATACAGCCACACCGAGATCGCAGGCATCCTCTCCATTCCGGTCGGTACCGTGAAGACCAGGCTCCGCGACGGAATGATCAGACTTCGAGACGAATTGGGGGTGACCTCATGA
- a CDS encoding GlxA family transcriptional regulator, whose product MNHPHPDTVGSRRASGEGSHLVAVLVYDGVKLLDVAGPTEVFAEANRLGADYRVTLVSPTGADVTTSLGIRIAVDGGPDLDTPPQTFLIAGGDIYPRTVVPPELAAAAETLSNGADRVASICTGAFILAATGLLDGKRATTHWKVATTLAAQYPTTRVEPDAIYVRDGSTYTSAGVSAGIDLALALVEEDYGPDLTREVARALVVYLQRAGGQSQFSAPLQGSPPRTPVLRSIVDLVTADPSASHTLTELAEHLHLSPRHLTRLFHDELSTTPGRYVESIRFDMAKAFLDQGYTATQAAERAGFPSYESLRRVFGRELGISPAAYRRRFRTARREDAAIDTVSGFE is encoded by the coding sequence ATGAACCACCCACATCCGGACACCGTCGGTTCCCGCCGGGCGTCCGGCGAGGGCAGCCATCTGGTCGCTGTACTCGTCTACGACGGGGTCAAACTGCTCGATGTCGCCGGGCCGACCGAGGTTTTCGCCGAAGCGAACCGGCTGGGCGCCGACTACCGCGTCACCCTGGTCTCACCCACCGGAGCCGACGTCACGACGTCTCTCGGCATCCGGATCGCCGTCGACGGCGGGCCCGACCTCGACACGCCGCCGCAGACCTTCCTCATCGCCGGGGGCGACATCTACCCGCGCACTGTGGTGCCGCCTGAGCTGGCCGCGGCAGCCGAGACACTCTCGAACGGTGCCGACCGCGTCGCCTCCATCTGCACCGGAGCATTCATCCTCGCCGCGACCGGACTCCTCGACGGCAAGCGCGCCACGACGCATTGGAAGGTCGCCACCACCCTCGCCGCGCAGTATCCGACGACCCGGGTCGAGCCCGACGCGATCTACGTGCGCGATGGCAGCACATACACCTCGGCCGGAGTGAGCGCCGGGATCGACCTCGCGCTGGCGCTCGTGGAAGAAGACTACGGGCCCGATCTCACCCGTGAGGTCGCACGAGCACTCGTCGTCTATTTGCAACGGGCCGGTGGCCAGTCGCAATTCTCCGCGCCGCTGCAGGGGTCGCCGCCCCGCACACCGGTGCTTCGGAGCATCGTCGACCTGGTCACGGCCGACCCGTCGGCAAGTCACACGCTGACGGAGCTGGCGGAGCATCTGCATCTGAGTCCCCGGCATCTCACCCGCCTGTTCCACGACGAACTCTCGACCACCCCTGGCCGGTACGTCGAGTCGATCCGCTTCGACATGGCGAAGGCGTTCCTCGACCAGGGGTACACCGCCACCCAGGCGGCAGAACGCGCCGGCTTTCCGAGCTACGAGAGCCTGCGGCGGGTCTTCGGCCGCGAATTGGGGATCTCCCCCGCGGCGTACCGGCGGCGGTTCCGCACGGCTCGACGGGAGGATGCCGCAATCGACACCGTGTCCGGATTCGAGTGA
- a CDS encoding ABC transporter ATP-binding protein has protein sequence MTSAIALEHVTRTFRNGAGVFDLDLSVHPGEVVALVGLNGAGKSTLMRVMLGMLRPHAGDARLAGSLLNKAPSGEWRRVGHLVDYPLAYPELTAQRNLELSARLRGVVDVDDAIARILSEFALEEYAGRKVRALSLGNRQRVGLAAALQHSPRVIVLDEPTNALDPAGVIRLRESLLRRAAAGTAVLVSSHHLDEVARIAHRIVVMNAGRLIGSLDPSIPDIEHAFFETVRLDDEKGAR, from the coding sequence ATGACGTCGGCGATCGCCCTCGAGCACGTCACGCGCACCTTCCGCAACGGCGCCGGGGTATTCGACCTCGATCTCAGCGTGCACCCCGGGGAGGTCGTCGCCCTGGTCGGCCTGAACGGTGCAGGAAAGTCGACGCTGATGCGCGTGATGCTGGGCATGCTGAGGCCGCACGCCGGCGATGCGCGCCTCGCCGGGTCCCTGCTGAACAAGGCTCCCTCCGGCGAGTGGCGACGCGTCGGTCACCTGGTCGATTACCCGCTCGCGTACCCCGAGCTGACGGCGCAGCGCAATCTCGAGCTGAGCGCCCGGCTCCGAGGCGTGGTCGACGTCGACGACGCGATCGCACGCATCCTGAGTGAATTCGCCCTCGAGGAGTATGCGGGTCGCAAGGTGCGCGCACTCTCCCTGGGGAACCGGCAACGTGTCGGCCTCGCGGCCGCCCTGCAGCACAGCCCCCGGGTCATCGTGTTGGATGAGCCGACCAACGCCCTCGATCCAGCCGGGGTCATCCGGCTTCGCGAGAGCCTGCTCCGCCGTGCAGCCGCCGGAACCGCGGTGCTGGTCAGTAGCCACCACCTCGACGAGGTCGCCCGGATCGCCCACCGGATCGTGGTCATGAACGCGGGGCGCCTGATCGGGTCACTCGACCCCTCCATTCCGGACATCGAGCACGCCTTCTTCGAGACAGTCCGACTCGATGACGAGAAGGGTGCACGATGA
- a CDS encoding DNA-directed RNA polymerase subunit beta, giving the protein MSNDFHKPALFDGSAFEAFQGGEDPAHINRVAHETAGALLNRVRDDPHPEVIDRLLSFTDDHGIDAIAELWARANPRTLPGSLWRIYLLRALIRQDPEQTSYFFERGTEVIPSIDPVVAGAESPTGPKEITELADQILRGLFTGDFAIALDRASAFCRIMAQGCASIADDAEIGAPDTASTLTTRALRFETIGADLTQSAGLWRSDNLD; this is encoded by the coding sequence ATGAGCAACGATTTCCACAAGCCGGCACTTTTCGACGGCTCGGCCTTCGAAGCGTTCCAGGGCGGCGAAGATCCCGCGCACATCAATCGTGTGGCCCACGAGACCGCGGGTGCGCTGCTCAACCGGGTGCGCGACGATCCGCATCCGGAGGTCATCGACCGTCTGCTCAGCTTCACCGACGATCACGGAATCGACGCCATCGCCGAGCTCTGGGCGCGCGCGAACCCGCGCACCCTGCCCGGGAGCCTGTGGCGCATCTACCTGCTGCGCGCCCTCATCCGGCAAGACCCTGAGCAGACCAGCTACTTCTTCGAACGCGGCACCGAGGTCATCCCGAGCATCGACCCGGTCGTGGCCGGTGCTGAGTCGCCGACGGGGCCGAAGGAGATCACCGAACTCGCCGATCAGATTCTGCGCGGCCTCTTCACAGGAGATTTTGCGATCGCCCTCGATCGGGCCTCCGCGTTCTGCCGCATCATGGCTCAGGGATGCGCCAGCATCGCTGACGACGCGGAGATCGGCGCCCCCGACACGGCGTCGACGCTCACCACCCGCGCACTCCGATTCGAGACCATCGGAGCGGATCTCACGCAGTCGGCCGGCCTCTGGCGCAGCGACAACCTCGACTGA
- a CDS encoding pyridoxamine 5'-phosphate oxidase family protein produces MPYELNSPTIATHDALQNLLGQPLERVKNKARSRLDDVDRVWLAGSPLCFVATSDASGRCDVSPKGDPAGLVHVLDDTTIVLPERPGNRRGDSLHNVLDNPHAGLIFLIPGRGDTLRINGRARIAVDEPFFDDLVVKGHRPRLALVVDIEEVYYHCSKAFLRSAAWAPESWDASVAPSRAKIAKTLERPDDSLEVLEEYYGPRYADSIY; encoded by the coding sequence ATGCCCTACGAACTCAACTCGCCCACGATCGCCACCCACGACGCCCTGCAGAACCTGCTCGGCCAGCCGCTCGAGCGGGTGAAGAACAAGGCGCGCTCGCGGCTCGACGACGTCGACCGGGTGTGGCTCGCCGGGTCGCCGCTGTGCTTCGTCGCCACCTCCGACGCATCCGGTCGCTGCGACGTGTCGCCGAAGGGCGATCCGGCGGGCTTGGTCCACGTGCTCGACGACACCACGATCGTGTTGCCCGAGCGGCCAGGCAACCGGAGGGGTGACAGCCTGCACAACGTGCTCGACAATCCGCACGCCGGGCTGATCTTCCTGATTCCGGGGCGCGGCGACACGCTGCGCATCAACGGGCGGGCGCGCATCGCGGTCGACGAGCCGTTCTTCGACGACCTGGTTGTGAAGGGCCACCGGCCGCGTCTGGCGCTCGTCGTCGACATCGAAGAGGTCTACTACCACTGCTCGAAAGCGTTTCTGCGGTCGGCGGCGTGGGCGCCCGAGTCGTGGGACGCATCCGTCGCTCCCTCGCGGGCGAAGATCGCGAAGACGCTCGAGCGGCCCGATGACTCGCTCGAGGTGCTCGAGGAGTACTACGGGCCGCGCTACGCCGACTCGATCTACTGA
- a CDS encoding ABC transporter permease, which produces MRAALWAETVKLAGSTVGRVGSIAIVLGISVLIGSMLLAAETSSDPQVLAKLGPVATGDWHGFLLGAAQITGAGGLGGFAVVLAWMFGREFGDGTITGLFALPIRRTTIALAKLVVYLGWAVLMSLLLSVVLGVVGAIAGLGSLDDDTWAMLVRQSVLGIMSAVITLPVAWAATLSRSVLGGVGVAIGLVVVAQVSVLAGLGGWMPLAAPALWAVSLGAQVTMLQLATVVPFAAAFVALTALSWHRLQLDR; this is translated from the coding sequence ATGAGAGCCGCCTTGTGGGCCGAGACGGTCAAACTGGCGGGCTCCACGGTCGGCCGGGTCGGATCGATTGCCATCGTGCTCGGAATCTCGGTGCTGATTGGGTCGATGTTGTTGGCTGCCGAGACTTCCAGCGATCCGCAGGTGCTCGCCAAGCTCGGGCCCGTGGCCACCGGGGACTGGCATGGATTCCTCCTCGGTGCTGCCCAGATCACGGGCGCCGGGGGCTTGGGAGGGTTCGCGGTGGTGCTCGCGTGGATGTTCGGCAGGGAGTTCGGTGACGGCACCATCACCGGTCTCTTCGCCCTCCCGATCCGTCGTACGACGATCGCCCTCGCCAAGCTCGTGGTGTACCTGGGCTGGGCGGTCCTGATGAGCCTTCTCCTGTCAGTGGTGCTCGGCGTCGTGGGCGCGATCGCCGGGCTGGGCTCACTCGATGACGACACCTGGGCGATGCTCGTGCGCCAGTCGGTGCTCGGCATCATGTCGGCCGTCATCACGTTGCCCGTCGCTTGGGCGGCGACGCTCAGCCGCTCGGTGCTCGGCGGGGTGGGCGTCGCGATCGGGCTGGTGGTCGTGGCGCAGGTCTCGGTGCTCGCCGGCCTCGGGGGGTGGATGCCGCTGGCCGCGCCTGCCTTATGGGCGGTGTCGCTGGGCGCGCAGGTGACCATGCTGCAACTCGCGACGGTCGTCCCGTTCGCGGCGGCCTTCGTTGCGCTCACCGCGTTGTCGTGGCATCGTCTGCAACTCGATCGATAG
- a CDS encoding TetR/AcrR family transcriptional regulator, giving the protein MNRSDRTKESLTRAALELFRQRGYDGTTAAAIAERAGVSEMTFFRHFPAKDAVLIDDPYDPLIADAVGRQPHGVPALAAAISGVAEAWRAVPAPASAEVRERLRIVSRTPSLRGALARNSAATEDAIADALVARGVGSPYARIAASATMGALDAALLDWADGDEPDLGVGIDAALRVLRGDV; this is encoded by the coding sequence ATGAACAGGTCGGACCGCACGAAGGAGTCCCTGACTCGCGCCGCACTCGAGTTGTTCCGCCAGCGTGGCTACGACGGCACGACCGCGGCGGCGATCGCCGAGCGCGCCGGGGTCAGCGAGATGACATTCTTCCGCCATTTCCCCGCCAAGGATGCGGTTCTCATCGACGACCCCTACGACCCGCTGATCGCCGACGCCGTCGGGCGCCAACCCCACGGGGTTCCGGCTCTGGCCGCGGCCATCAGCGGTGTTGCAGAGGCCTGGCGGGCGGTGCCTGCACCAGCCAGCGCGGAGGTCCGTGAGCGCCTCAGGATCGTGTCCCGGACACCGTCGCTGCGAGGAGCGCTCGCGCGCAACAGCGCGGCGACCGAAGATGCGATCGCAGACGCTCTGGTCGCGCGCGGTGTCGGTTCGCCGTATGCGCGCATCGCTGCCTCGGCGACGATGGGAGCGCTCGATGCTGCTCTGCTCGACTGGGCAGACGGAGACGAGCCCGATCTGGGCGTCGGTATCGACGCTGCCTTGCGAGTTCTGCGCGGCGACGTATGA
- a CDS encoding HD domain-containing protein — protein MSEIIAGVEIPETSAAAEATRFIGESTNPLLFHHSRRVFLFSSLRARAMGLRPDPELLYIAALFHDTGLLTPFSDAEQRFEVDGADHARAFLLERGFSASAAETVWNAIALHTTPGIPGRMGPEIAATNLGVLTDAIGVGLDELDPALVEEITAAHPRGDFKNEFLQMFHQGLKQRPDTTYGTINADILEHFVPDFRRGSMVDRVNGSAWAS, from the coding sequence ATGTCAGAAATTATCGCAGGGGTGGAGATCCCGGAGACCTCGGCCGCCGCAGAAGCGACCCGCTTCATCGGCGAGAGCACCAACCCGCTGCTCTTCCACCACTCGCGTCGAGTGTTTCTCTTCAGCTCGCTCCGCGCCCGAGCGATGGGCCTCCGGCCCGACCCCGAACTCCTCTACATCGCGGCCCTCTTCCACGACACCGGCTTGCTGACCCCCTTCTCCGACGCCGAGCAGCGCTTCGAGGTCGACGGCGCCGATCACGCCCGGGCCTTCCTGCTCGAGCGCGGCTTCTCGGCGTCGGCCGCAGAGACCGTGTGGAACGCTATCGCGCTGCACACGACGCCCGGGATTCCGGGCCGCATGGGCCCCGAGATCGCTGCGACCAACCTCGGTGTGCTCACCGACGCCATCGGTGTGGGGCTCGACGAGCTCGACCCGGCGCTGGTAGAGGAGATCACGGCCGCGCATCCGCGGGGCGACTTCAAGAACGAGTTCCTGCAGATGTTCCACCAGGGGCTCAAGCAACGGCCCGACACCACGTACGGCACCATCAATGCCGACATCCTCGAACACTTCGTGCCCGATTTCCGCCGAGGCAGCATGGTCGATCGCGTCAACGGATCGGCCTGGGCGTCGTGA
- a CDS encoding DUF4436 domain-containing protein, with product MSAEQRMPERPRRRRRWVVPVFVAVAVLVYVVVVLLYASSGRFALPSTPELNHNVVTVRMTPSAVNGVGERVVMQAEVIPSDDLLVGGGVTLAKDLSVIITPVDGEQTIDIAKGTIPPTTTVSIVSNGEIENWPLDTYNTPELTVLAFTTEDDVSTPVFTNVLFDGGIPGWNLSGFINEDVDAGTIVQGDQTEKVPVVDMTASRSGSTLAFGVVLLGLMIVMPTLVLFVAITAFRGKRKVEPSFMSWMGAMLFATIPLRTFLPGSPPIGSWIDFLIVLWVIVGLVAGLAIYVSAWMRWGTPAAPRTPPDRRPPLSSP from the coding sequence GTGAGCGCTGAGCAGCGGATGCCCGAACGCCCGCGTCGTCGACGGCGATGGGTGGTGCCGGTGTTCGTCGCGGTCGCCGTGCTGGTGTACGTGGTGGTGGTGTTGCTCTACGCATCCAGTGGGCGGTTCGCGCTGCCCAGCACCCCGGAATTGAACCACAACGTCGTGACGGTGCGGATGACGCCGAGTGCCGTCAATGGTGTGGGTGAACGCGTCGTCATGCAGGCCGAGGTGATTCCATCTGACGACCTCCTCGTCGGTGGCGGGGTGACCCTGGCCAAGGATCTGAGTGTCATCATCACGCCGGTCGATGGCGAACAGACCATCGACATCGCCAAAGGGACGATCCCGCCGACGACGACCGTTTCGATCGTTTCGAACGGTGAGATCGAGAACTGGCCGCTAGACACCTACAACACCCCCGAATTGACCGTGCTGGCCTTCACCACGGAGGATGACGTCTCCACCCCCGTGTTCACCAACGTCCTGTTCGACGGCGGCATACCCGGCTGGAACCTGTCCGGATTCATCAATGAGGACGTCGATGCGGGAACCATCGTGCAAGGCGATCAGACCGAGAAGGTGCCGGTCGTCGACATGACGGCCAGTCGGTCCGGTAGCACGCTCGCGTTCGGCGTGGTGCTGCTCGGCCTCATGATCGTCATGCCCACGCTCGTGCTCTTCGTGGCGATCACGGCGTTCCGGGGCAAGCGCAAGGTGGAGCCCTCGTTCATGAGCTGGATGGGTGCGATGCTGTTCGCCACGATTCCGCTGCGAACCTTCCTGCCCGGTTCGCCGCCGATCGGGTCGTGGATCGACTTCCTCATCGTGCTCTGGGTCATCGTCGGGCTCGTGGCCGGTCTTGCCATCTACGTCTCGGCCTGGATGCGCTGGGGCACCCCCGCGGCCCCGCGCACCCCACCCGATCGGCGCCCGCCGCTCTCGAGTCCCTAG